In a genomic window of Clavelina lepadiformis chromosome 7, kaClaLepa1.1, whole genome shotgun sequence:
- the LOC143466157 gene encoding uncharacterized protein LOC143466157, whose product MMSPSMGTHSTSPRNVGRQHSNVTLRTNSLGKSTVGWRNEAMWRRQQMLNENCVNQKPQEARSLSSSEDGRLKRMASRSPNILKKYYLDQQTGEMRNSSNGKTVDRRMELGSDPFITRRSLTDDRLRRRSARESTPPSVQRQFWDHSLKTRSIAISSQHSSRQTPPYVGQNLSAGILPRISRSAENMSAYELPARYPRGQQRPTGLASGHHALLLRHRQILEASHREQQEIKWRKAHYGNPNLFFSNKEMTPNLSATYFKRTNHNQRIGQTTLPANSTSPYYVIMQKRCSQEAASLNRVNKKCKEWFNTWVED is encoded by the exons ATGATGTCACCATCAATGGGAACTCATTCCACATCACCTCGCAATGTGGGAAGACAGCACAGCAACGTTACCTTGCGGACAAACTCTTTAGGAAAATCAACCGTGGGGTGGCGCAATGAAGCAATGTGGCGAAGGCAACAGATGTTGAATGAAAACTGCGTAAACCAAAAACCTCAAG AAGCCCGAAGCTTGTCATCCAGCGAGGACGGAAGATTGAAGAGGATGGCTTCGAGAAGTCCGAACATCCTGAAGAAGTATTATCTCGATCAGCAGACAGGAGAGATGAGGAATTCGTCAAACGGGAAGACGGTGGACCGCAGGATGGAGTTAGGGAGCGACCCGTTCATCACAAGAAG GAGCCTGACAGATGATCGCTTGCGACGGCGAAGTGCCAGGGAGAGCACGCCCCCTAGCGTTCAGCGCCAATTCTGGGATCACAGTTTAAAAACGAGAAGCATCGCCATCAGCTCCCAGCATTCTTCGCGTCAAACTCCTCCGTACGTCGGGCAAAATCTCTCCGCCGGAATCCTTCCGCGGATATCGAGGAGTGCCGAAAACATGTCCGCCTACGAACTTCCCGCCCGCTACCCACGTGGCCAACAACGACCCACCGGTCTCGCTTCCGGTCATCACGCtctattattacgtcacagacAGATTTTAGAAGCGTCACACAGGGAGCagcaagaaataaaatggcgGAAAGCACACTACGGAAATCCCAACTTATTcttttcaaacaaagaaatgacgCCTAATTTGTCAGCGACTTATTTCAAACGAACCAATCATAACCAACGCATCGGGCAGACAACGTTGCCCGCCAATTCTACCTCaccttattacgtcataatgcaaAAACGCTGCAGCCAAGAGGCGGCGTCTCTGAACCGGGTCAATAAGAAATGCAAGGAATGGTTTAACACTTGGGTCGAAGACTAG